In the Telopea speciosissima isolate NSW1024214 ecotype Mountain lineage chromosome 2, Tspe_v1, whole genome shotgun sequence genome, one interval contains:
- the LOC122650779 gene encoding uncharacterized protein K02A2.6-like, with translation MRNLSQDLENLGTSFKMNYKTDVIFYSLPQDIYGLFIVIYNMNKRFVKLPELDNILQEVEAASKKQKVEVLTIDDKSSSFKPKGKKNKKKIDKSKAPKVESKETQKNKKKGTCFYCKKDGHWKKECRAFLASQKKKPG, from the coding sequence ATGCGAAACCTGTCCCAAGatctggagaaccttgggacgTCTTTTAAAATGAATTATAAGACAGATGTTATCTTCTACTCTCTGCCTCAGGATATCTATGGATTGTTTATTGTTatttataacatgaataaacgcTTCGTCAAACTTCCTGAGCTCGACAACATATTGCAAGAGGTAGAGgctgcatccaagaagcagaaagtggaAGTCCTGACCATAGATGACAAATCCTCTTCCTTTAAGCCTAAGGgcaaaaagaataagaagaagattgaTAAGAGTAAAGCCCCTAAGGTCGAGTCAAAGGAAactcagaagaacaagaagaagggaaCTTGTTTCTATTGCAAAAAGGATGGgcattggaagaaggaatgtcgAGCTTTTCTGGCATCTCAGAAAAAGAAGCCGGGATAA